TCCCTCCCATACTGGTTTTAAGTATGGTTCttcatatgtctttttttcttattgtcagtatcttttttttcctctcctagaAGTGTAGAAGTTATCTCATAATTTACGGTATTCTTTGAAGAATGACAGTACTAATGATCGGTTGTCACAGGTATCatcattttgagtaaattttcaCACAAAGGATAATCAAATCAAAAGTCTTACCACTGTTAACATTAGCCAGATTTTAACACAAGCAGAATTGAAAATACCAGTTTTGTAAATAATTCCTTATCATACCTTTAGCAGCATGAACATGAATACTTATCCAGAGCTGGCTTCCCTTAGTAAAATACCCGTTATCCTGAAAAAGTGTCCCCAACAGCTCTGGGCTGCTTTCATGGCAGGATAGAGTTATTAGGGCAGATGGCGGAGGTGATACCCACTTGACCTGTAGATGCGAACTGTGGACTTGCGCTGTTACAGGGTTTTCGAGAGATTAGAGTGAGGCGACTTGGgtttgtttcgtttttgttttgttttgttttaatcttctcGTAAAAGGATTGCAGGGTTAACCTTACAACGTATATCTCTGTTATTGGCCAGCATTGTTACTTAGTAGTTTGAAAATTGAAGTCTAATTAGCTGTTCtagctaaaaaataaagaaataaaaaaagccaaaaacttTCGTCTGGAGGACCTATAACTATTTTTCTATTAGTCCAGGAGTTCCCGTGCTGGGAACTGCTTTCATTAGAGTACTCCCTCTGCGCTGCCAGTGTGTCCTCCTAAGGCCTTCTCTGGGGGACTCACCCTCCCAGAGCTGGTCCAGATCCAGAGTCAGCTCCAGAATCAGAAGAACAAGGCCTACTTCAACATATTCCACGGGCCCATTATGCCGCCCGGGCTcaaccttcctctctctgctttggCATCGTTGGGATTTATGAACCTCTCTCACGTAGGAGGAGGTTCTTTGCAATTTAGAAATATAACAGTAGTAAGTACTctgaaattttttattcattcacttggaGAATATCCTAAAGCTGTCCTCCTTctaattttttcatatgtttgccTGTTAGCAGTTAGTGGGTTTGAAGTCTCTCTTGTCATTTTGATAAAGATAGGGTTGGAAGGGGCTGTTCAAATCTTCTGAAGAGCGTAAATCTAGGACAGGAGTCTGAAAacttttctgcaaagggccagatagtaaatattctagACTTTCTTTGTTGCTTGTAGAACCAGAATACAgtagagcccaaagtgggggacggggtgggggacGGTCACTTCTAGTTGCTAAGAAAAAGTGTCACGGAAGAGGGAGCATTTGATCGGAGGCTGAGAAGAGATAGTcaccgggacacctgggtggcacagtcggttaagcgtccgacttcagttcaggtcatgatcttgcagttggtgagttcgagccccgcgccgggctctgtgctgacagctcggagtctggagcctgcctcggatcctgtgtctccctctctctctgctcctctcccacttgcgctcattctctctcactctcaaaaataaacagacgtgaaaaaaagaagaagagatagTCACCAAATGTCAGGGGGCAGAGCATGTCCGGCGAAGGGAGCTGCATGCACAGAGCTGTGAAAGTGACACACGGCAGTGTGTCCTCAAGCAACAGATCAGTCCACGCGGCTGGGCTGGCAGAGTGTCCAGGACGGGGTCAGATGAGGGAGCGCCATATAGGTTGTGCCGGGGAAATGGGGTTGATTTTACATTTTAGCATACTGGTTTTCACCTCGCTGTAGCCTCACAACAAAAGCTTTTGTGGCAGCTCAGCGTGTAAGGTACAGAACCGTACGGGTAACCATCCCATTTCATAGAGAATAGGGGACCCAGCCCATACTGTGTGGTGCTTCAAAAGGGGTTCCGCAGAACCCTCCAGGCTCCAAGGAGCTCCTTTTGCAAAGTAGGGACCGATGAAGGGTCcttaagacaggaagtcatccgGGGCGCCTGGCCGGCCCAGTCGGTGGAGCGGGCGACTCTTcgtctcagggtggtgagttcgaaccccacgttggatatggagattacttttttaaaaaaagctttaaaaagaaatgcaggagggcacccgggtggctgagtcagttgagcatccttcagctcaagtcacgatctcacagtctgtgggctcgagccccgcgtcgggctctgtgctgacagctcggagcctggagcctgctcccggattctgtgtctccctctctctctgcccctccccggctcatgtgctgtctctctctctgtctcaagtataaataaacattaaaaaaaaaaatgcaggaagtCATATACTCGGATTTGTGGCCTCAGTAAGGCAATGTGAAAGACGGGACTGGAGCCGGAGGCGTAGAGACTAGTGAGAAGTACAGACAAGAGGCGCCGGGGATCTGAACTAACGAACTAACCACAGTAGCCGCGGGGAAAGCACATTAAAGGAAATGCAGTAGGAAATTGTGTCCGCAGTGTGGAAATGGAGACAAAGGAGAGAAGTGGTCTGGAATGATGTTTCTGACTCAGGTACCTGGACGGATGATAGTGTCATTCTCAAGGACTGCTAACAGTAGTTATGTCTCAAATTTGTCTTGTGTTAGACATCATTAACTGTCCACCCGACTCTGTGTCTAGGGACTGCGCTAACTaataatcctttctttctttctttctttctttctttctttctttctttctttctttctttctttctttccttccttccttccttcctcctttcctttcctttcctttcctttcctttcctttcctttcctttcctttcctttcctttcctttcttcctttctttctttctttctttctttctttctttctttctttctttctttctttctttctttctttctttccgttAATGACTGCGCTGCTCACTCACCAGGGCTCAGAGCCTTGAAATGGTGTTTGACTCCTTTGTCCACCCTTTGACCCCATCATTTATTAGATTCCGTTCATTCTGTATTCAAAATGTCCTCTACCTCCATTGCTTCCTCTTGTTACCACTCTCCTGTTCGGACCCTGTCGTCGCTTACCTACATCATTTCAGCAACTTCTGACTCGTCCCCTCTCCATTGTACTGGTCCCTCCCATCCATCGTATATGGTCCTGCTAGAATCATTTGTTCACATACAccctgagatttttcttccttgtctaAACATCTTCCCTAGATCCGAACGGCCAGCAGAGGAAAGATGGTTTAGTTTTTCTGGAATTCAAAGCTGCTCGGATCTGGAGGCAACCTTAGCGGGCCCACTTTGTGCCGCTCCCCTCTTGCACCGTGCTTGCCCGGCGGATTACCCCCCTGGCGTTTCCACCTCCGCCTCCTCGTCGTCTGTTCCTCCCCCCTGTGCTCACCCTTCCTGGTCCCCAGAAATCCAAAGCACTGCCTGATTCGTGAAGTCTTCCGTAGATCTTTAGCATTGCAGTAATCTGTTTGTTTGACCCGTGGTCACTCTTCGTCCGTCTTCTGGTGCTGGTCACTTTCCCTGTGCTATGCACATACGTTGTGTCCCCTGCTGAACCGTGACATGCTCAGCTGGTACGTGTAGAAAGAAATAACGTGATCTTAAAGCAACTCGGTCAAGTAGGCAGGTCAAGTGCCATTAGTCCCTTTTGAAGGGTCAGGAAATAGGCTGAGGGGGTCAAGAGATTGCCCAAGGCCCATTGCCCCGTAGTGCCGGAATGCTAGCGGAAACGGCGTCTTTCTAATGGCAAAGCCGGATATATGCCATTTGCACCACACTCTCTCAAAGTGCTGACATCAGCAAGcaaagcagaagacatgaaccgTGGGTGAATCATATCCAGGTTGGAGGCTTGCGTCTTCTAAACTCCAAGAATTAACATTTGTTATAGGAGTCCTAAAAGTAGGTACGCCTTTTTGTCATTTCTGAGGATAGGAGTCTTACAGTAATCCATCTCTGGATCTTTAGAGATaatgtatgtgtgttggggggggcggggaggcgggggggcgGGCGCTCATGCACGAGCTTACACAAGAGGGAGAAAGACGGTGTTCGGTGAGGCCAGGAAAAGAGTTGCGGAAGCAGGAGACCGACAGTCTGTATATCTGCTGTCACCGGCCGGCACTCTTCAAAGAATGATGGCGTGCAAGTCTGGAAGATCCTTGAGGACCTACCGCTTTGCTCTCTAAACGCCGTCCATAAGCTCCTTTCTTTCCTAGAAACCACGTTTGAAGCGTTGTTGTCATGTGCTAGgatctttaaaatattccagtaacacctcttttcttttcccttgccagaggaggaagagcaggtgCCCACGGATGGGGGTACGTCAGCAGAAGCCATGCAGGTTCCCCTGGAAGAAGACGATGaattggaggaggaggaaattaTTAATGATGAGAATTTCTTGGGTAAGAGACCGTTGGATAGTCCCGAAGCTGAGGAAATGCCTGCCATCAAGCGACCGCGGCTGTTAAGCACTAAAGGGGACACCCTGGATGTCGTGTTACTGGAAGCCCGAGAACCCCTCAGCTCAATAAATACCCAAAAGATCCCACCAATGCTCTCTCCGGTCCACGTGCAGGACAATACAGACCTAGTCCCTCCGTCACCAGAGCCACCGATGTTGGCTCCAGTCGCAAAATCACAAATGCCAATCACAAAACCATTAGAAGCCAAATCGTTTACACCTAAAGCCAAGACTAAAACCAGTTCTCCGGGACAGAAGACTAAGTCACCTAAAACTGCGCAGTCACCAGCAATGGTCGGAAGTCCTATTCGGTCACCAAAAACCGTATCCAAAGAGAAGAAGTCTCCTGGACGCTCTAAGAGCCCCAAAAGCCCCAAGAGTCCCAAGGTCATGACTCATATTCCCCAAGCACCTGTCAGACCCGAAACACCAAACAGGACTCCTTCCGCTACGATAAGTGAAAAACTTAGTAAAGAAACCCTTCAGGGAAAACCGATACAGACGCCCCCGGAGGCTGGCAAACTCAACAGTGAGAATCAGCCAAAGAAGGCGGTCGTGACGGACCGAACGATCGACGACTCGATCAATGCCGTGATTGCACGGGCTTGCGCCGAGCGAGAGCCAGACCCTTTCGAGTTTTCTTCGGGATCCGAATCCGAAGGAGACATTTTTACCAGCCCTAAGAGAATTTCAGGTGCGGAATGTACTACTCCAAAAGCTTCCACCTCCTCCAACAGTGTCCCTAAGGCAGGatccacccctctgcccctctcggGTGGGGCCTCCAGTTCCGACAACTCGTGGACCATGGATGCGTCGATCGATGAGGTGGTGCGGAAAGCAAAACTGGGAGCACCTGCAAATCTGCCTCCCGGCTTTCCCTACATCTCCTCTCCTTCggtctcccctcccaccccggaACCTCTGCACAAGGTGTACGAGGAGAAAGCCAAACTGCCCTCCTCCGTGGAGGTCAAGAGGAAGTTGAAAAAGGAACTGAagaccaaaatgaaaaagaaagagaagcagagagataaggagagggaaagagacaaaagcaaggaaaaaagtaaagagaaggaTAAAgcgaaagagaaagagaaggagaaggagagcagCAAGGAAGCCAGGTACCCGTGGAAGGAATTCCTTAAAGATGAAGAGCCGGATCCctataagtttaaaataaaagaatttgaggAAGTCGATGCAAAAGTGAGATTGAAAGATGGGATGGTAAGGAAGGAGCGAGAGAAGCATAAAGATAAGAAGAAAGATAGAGACAAAGGCAGGAGGGACAAAGATAAGAGAGACCGGGAAAAGGTTAAAGACAAGGGGCGGGAGGAGAGGCTGAGAACACCTGCGGCCCCCCTCGTGGTGCCCCCGAAGGACGCGGCCCTGCCCGTGTTCAGCCCCGCGGCGGCCGCCAGGGTCCCGGCCGGGCTGCCCGCCTTGTCCTCCATGCTTCCTGAGAAACTgctggaggaaaaagagaagcctaaggagaaggagaggaaaaaggacaaaaaggagaagaagaaaaagaaagagaaagagaaggagaaggagaagaaagagaaggaaagggagagagagaagcgggagagagagaagagagaaaaagagaaggagaaacacaAGCATGAAAAAGTAAGCACTTTTCCATTTCTGGCACTGTCTGAACACCGTCCTGTGGCAAAACTCAGGTAAAAAAGCCAGCAGTTAGAGCTGCGTGTCAGAGGCAGATGGCCCGTAAGTTAGCCGGGAGGAGATTCGGAACGTGGTTatggaattgaattgaattttaatTCTAAGACCCACAAACTTGTAATCAAGCCCCCTCCGTGCTGAAACATGTTAACAAGTTCATAGCCTAGGAGGAACCTAATCGCAGACTATAACCCCTCTGTTCATTAAGCATGGTAACGAATCCctgccagttaaaaaaaaaaaaaaatctgtaaacagTATTTCTGTAATCATCAGGCGTACTGCATACTATTTTGTGCCCGAATATTCGCTACCCCGCCCCCCAGAAAAGACAGCCTCCATCTTTCTAAGAGCACGCACCCTGTGGCACTATTTTAAGGGGACAGCCAGGCCCGTGGAGCCCCTCGGTAAGGACTCCTGTTTCCTTTCCGTGGGCCGTGGTTGCAAGTGTTTAAGGTTAGGACCTTTCACCGCTTTCTGCCGCATCTCTTatccttctcttttctgctttaatAAGATTAGGACATGTTTCTGAGTACCTGGGCTGATCAGGCAGCCTGGTTGGTGGGCCGAAAATAATCCCAGATAGTTTACGATGTGAGTAAATCAGGCTTCCGTGGAGGACAGCCCAAGAGGCCGATACGTATCCCGCGGTTTTGTAGAAACTGGGACCTCAAGCCTTTGGGCCCAGAATGTGACCTCTGCTCTCTGTGGTCTGGTTCCTCAGCTCATGGTTCCTGGATGACAGTGCTTGACTGGATGGTTGGAAAGTGTCttttaaactttcttaaaaaGCGTCTCGGGGTTCGTGGTGGCATCCCCACAGATTCCCAGAGATCCTTCCCCTGCCTTCTAGAAACGGTCCTCTCGGAGGCTGGCCAGAAAATTATACCCAgtcatttttttccaataataaGATAAGATGTATTCGACATCTGGCAGATCTATTACCTACCAGTATttctgcaattttttaaaatctcaaactGACCTAGAAAAATTAGTTCAGCCGACAGGCTGTAATGGCAGCTCTCACATTTTTCTGcctgcctttgttctttttctgtaccCCTTGGCTATGCTTAAAACGTAAAGAAATAGAACGGAAGTTCCGATACTCCTAACTGAACATCAGCGAGTCAGCCAGACACAGAGCTCCAGCTCCCGTTTCCGTTTTAACAGTCATCTTGTCATTATGTGATTCGTGTGCAGCTCCTGGAACTGCCGCGAAGCGTGTTGTCTCCTCCTGACACACCTGTGGCTGAGGTCCGGCAGGTATATTGCCGTCACCCTCTGTGGACGAGAAACTGGGTCTGAGGAGACTGGCttgtccaagatcaaggtcacacaaccagcAAAAGCCAGGTCATCTGCACCAAGATCCTCTTCACGGTTTCGAAACGTTTACTGCTGGGGCTCTGTCGCCCGGCAGAAGGCGGTCACTCAGCCACCCGGGGGCAGCTCAGAGCGAGCCCTCAGCGGGGCACAGAGGGTTCTGTTCCTTTCAGTCCCGCCTTAACTCTGGAAAGTCAGTGGAGTTGTTTGTTTCAGCGACCACTGTGAATTTGAGTGAAGCCCGTCGGATTAGATCTGTAGCGGCAGTCCTTGCCTTTCCTCAGCTTCTAGCTGACCTTGGGAAAGAAAAGTCCCTCGGACTCCCTGCTAGATTTCACCTGACAGGAGAATACGAGCCCTTGTAACGCTTTGGATAGGTTACGGCTCAGATAAAGGACAGAAGATAAAAATGTATAGCAGTTGGCTGTCTTATGaggtctttaaaaaagaataaacagagcTGTCTCTGGAGTtaaacctgagttcaaatcctggcttcttTTAGCTGTAAGACGCTGGGCAAGTTACTTTTCAGGATTAAAGGAGATTACATCTGAGATGTGCTTAGTACCGTATCTGGCACATAAGTAAGTGCCCAGGAAAGGGAGAGGACGCTGATGGTGAAGGCAAGCGTTATTATTTCTTCACGAATCCGCCCGTAAAAGGTAGACACCTGGAGCTTGCTCCTGCTTTGGACCGGACCGGCTAACTCACGTATGACAGGCCGAGTCAGCTCCGCTTACGGTGttggaaaattatttcttcttccttggcACCTTTTAAAGTTCAGCTCTTCGTGCAGATAGGAAGGGATAAAAGCTCGCACAGCCCGGGCAGATGCCACTGACAGGGTGGGGAAATTGAGACATTAACGTAGACCTTGACTTCTGCTTTTTCAGCCCCACTTAATCCTCCCCGAGCGTCAAGCCATAGGAGTGAATGAAAGTATACCTGAAATTGGGTTACATaggctttcagaattctcttacATATCCACAGACCAAAATAAGGCACATCTCAGTCTCCCCAAGAAGATGCCTTGTCACAAGAATGAGGACcacagtgtccttctttgtcaTCACCCTGACCGTCTCCCAGGAGCCACCCTCACAGACCTTGACCCAGATCAGCCAACAAGGGCATTCTTTTGATAAAAACATCTCCCCGTATTTATTTTACCTCCCTGTAAACCTTTTTACCAACCACACCCACATTTATCAATACAAGAACCAATGAAGATACCGCTAATTGAACGGAGATCTGCGTGGTAGGTTGAAGGAGCCTTGGGCTTGGAATCCAGCAAGTCTGAGTGAAGATCCCGAGcatgttttttagtttctttactCCTTAGGTACTCCATCTTTATTTAAAGTGGGCTTATGGTAACTCACACTTGTTGAAAAGCAGCAAAACAGTAGtagttaatatttactgaggaaTTACCGTAGGCTAAACACCATGTAGACACTACACGTAAGTTTAATTTCTTACCACAACTCTGTAAGGCAGAGACCATAATTGTTATCACTTTAAGATGAGAAGCTGAGGCCTAGAGAGACTAATCAGGTTGCCCACGATCACACAGCTCCTAAGTATGTAAGCAGGAGCCGCGATTTCAACCCAGGCTGTGAGATGCTACAATTGATGTTCTTAGCCACGATACTTTCCTACGTGAAATAAAAAACGGATCAATTGAAATAATGTGTGCAAGGCCCCTGGCTTAGTGGTGCGTCATCAGGAGGAAAGATCATCTTTCCAGAAGGGGCAGTGATCCAAAATAGAGTGGCTTAGGCACAGTCTTTGTTCCCCGTTACGTGCAATAGTACGCGCTAGTCAGGGTTACGGGTctgatctttcacctctttaaaAGAGAACCAAACTAATTGTTTATGGAAAATGTATTAAG
The Lynx canadensis isolate LIC74 chromosome B4, mLynCan4.pri.v2, whole genome shotgun sequence DNA segment above includes these coding regions:
- the TAF3 gene encoding transcription initiation factor TFIID subunit 3, whose amino-acid sequence is MCESYSRSLLRVSVAQICQALGWDSVQLSACHLLTDVLQRYLQQLGRGCHRYSELYGRTDPILDDVSEAFQLMGVSLHELEDYIHNIEPVTFPHQIPSFPVSKNNVLQFPQPGSKDAEERKEYIPDYMPPIVSSQEEEEEQVPTDGGTSAEAMQVPLEEDDELEEEEIINDENFLGKRPLDSPEAEEMPAIKRPRLLSTKGDTLDVVLLEAREPLSSINTQKIPPMLSPVHVQDNTDLVPPSPEPPMLAPVAKSQMPITKPLEAKSFTPKAKTKTSSPGQKTKSPKTAQSPAMVGSPIRSPKTVSKEKKSPGRSKSPKSPKSPKVMTHIPQAPVRPETPNRTPSATISEKLSKETLQGKPIQTPPEAGKLNSENQPKKAVVTDRTIDDSINAVIARACAEREPDPFEFSSGSESEGDIFTSPKRISGAECTTPKASTSSNSVPKAGSTPLPLSGGASSSDNSWTMDASIDEVVRKAKLGAPANLPPGFPYISSPSVSPPTPEPLHKVYEEKAKLPSSVEVKRKLKKELKTKMKKKEKQRDKERERDKSKEKSKEKDKAKEKEKEKESSKEARYPWKEFLKDEEPDPYKFKIKEFEEVDAKVRLKDGMVRKEREKHKDKKKDRDKGRRDKDKRDREKVKDKGREERLRTPAAPLVVPPKDAALPVFSPAAAARVPAGLPALSSMLPEKLLEEKEKPKEKERKKDKKEKKKKKEKEKEKEKKEKEREREKREREKREKEKEKHKHEKIKVEPVLPAPSPVIPRLTLRVGAGQDKIVISKVVPAPEAKPAPSLSRPKTPPPAAAPAPAPVHVAPAPVPSPLLPPSAAAPALMPAPAPAVSGAGSSKAPVRSVVTETVSTYVIRDEWGNQIWICPGCNKPDDGSPMIGCDDCDDWYHWPCVGIMAAPPEEMQWFCPKCANKKKDKKHKKRKHRAH